The window AGCAGGCGGTTGGGCAGGTCGCAGAGCGGGTCGTGGTGGGCCAGATGGTCCAGTTCGTGTTGCGAGCGCTTGATCGCGCTGATGTCGGAAAACACCGCGACATAGTTGCTGACGGCGCCGGCTTCGTCGTGGATGGCGCGGATGCAGTGCCACTGCGGATAGATCTCGCCGTTCTTGCGGCGATTCCAGATCTCGCCGCTCCACACTCCGTGTTTCGCCAGAACGCGGAACAGTTCCTGATAGAACGCCGCATCGTGGCGCCCGGACTTGAGCAGGCGCGGGTTCTGGCCGAGCGCTTCGATCGCTTCATAGCCGGTGATGCGGGTGAAGGTCGGGTTGACGTGAATGATGCATGAGTGCTGGTCGGTCACCAGCACGCCTTCCTGGGTCGATTCGAATACCGCCGCGGCCTGGCGCAGGCGTTCGCTGTGCTGCTGGAGGATGTCCAAATGGTTCTGCTGGTGGCGTTCATTGACGCGCAGGACCCCGTACAGCAGCAACGCGGTGAGGCCGACGAACAGCAGGCCTTTGAGCAGTTGCAGCGCTTTGACAGAGGTGGTGTCGAAAGACTGGGCACTCAGGAGGAAATCACTGAGAAAGATCCACAGGCAGGCGAGGACCAGATAGATCAGGGTTAGGCGCCAGGGGGTGGTGAGCTGAGTCATGCGCGGGAACACTTCCGGGTGATGCAGGGCAGTATAGATGCGGCTTTGCGGGACATATTCTGATCTAAACGCCAGACTGGTTTTCTGCCCTAAGTCAGCGATAATGCCGGCAGGTTTGGCGCATAAGAACAAACCGTCGGCTCATTTTCCCCGAGGCAATATTCTCTATGTGGTACAACGGTTTACTCGACCTGTCGGCCTGGCAACTGCTGGCGGTTACCCTGCTGATGACCCACGTCACCATCGTGTCGGTCACCGTCTATCTGCACCGCTACTCGGCGCACCGCGCGCTGGAACTGCACCCGGCGCTCAAGCACTTCTTCCGCTTCTGGCTGTGGCTGACCACCGGCCAGAACACCCGCGAGTGGACCGCCATCCACCGCAAGCATCACGCCAAATGCGAGACCGTCGATGACCCGCACAGCCCGGTGATCAAGGGCCTTGGCACCGTACTACGCAAGGGCGCCGAGCTGTATCAGGAAGAGGCGAAGAACCAGGAAACCCTGCGCATCTACGGCAAGAACTGCCCGGAAGACTGGATCGAGCGCAACCTCTACTCGCGCTTCCCGATCGGCGGCGTGACGCTGATGGCGATCATCGATCTGGCCCTGTTCGGCGTGCTCGGCATGACCGTCTGGGCGGTGCAGATGATGTGGATTCCGGTGTGGGCCGCCGGTGTGATCAATGGCCTCGGCCATGCCCTCGGCTACCGCAACTTCGAGTGCCGCGACGCCGCCACCAATCTCGTGCCCTGGGGCATCCTGATCGGCGGCGAAGAGCTGCACAACAACCACCACACCTACCCGAACTCGGCCAAGCTGTCGGTGAAGAAGTGGGAGTTCGACATGGGCTACGCCTGGATCAAGCTGTTCAGCCTGTTCGGCCTGGCCAAGGTGCAGCGCGTGGCGCCGATCGCCCACCGGGTGGCCGGCAAGGGCAACCTGGACATGGATACCGCCATGGCCATCCTCAACAACCGCTTCCAGATCATGGCGCAGTACCGCAAGCTGGTGATCGCGCCGCTGGTCAAGCAGGAGCTGGCCAAGGCCGACGAGTCGGTGCGCCATCTGTTCCGCCGCGCCAAGCGCCTGCTGTCGCGCGAAACCAGCCTGCTGGAGGAGCGCCACCAGGCGCGCATCGCCGACCTGCTGGCGCAGAGCCAGGCGCTCAAGGTGATCTACGAGAAGCGTCTGGCGCTGCAACAGATCTGGGTCAAGACCAGCGCCAACGGTCACGACATGCTCGACGCGATCAAGCTCTGGGTGCACGACGCCGAGGCCAGCGGCATCCAGTCGCTGCGCGATTTCGCCGAGCAGTTGAAGACCTATTCGCTGCGTCCGGCCGCCCTGGCGTAGGGCGGGTTAGCCGCGTGGCGGCGTAACCCGCCATTGCTACGGAGCACTGCGATAGCAAAAAGCCTGCCGTTCGGCGGGCTTTTTTTTGCCCTGTACATTCCGGCGGTATGCTTCAGGCAACGCACCAGAACTGTTCAGGTGGAGGCGTCCAATGGACGAGAAAGCACCCCTCCCGCCGGAGCTTGAGGAGCTGACCTTGGCCTTGCTGCACAGTCGCGCCGAGGTCGAGCGCCTACGTGAGCGCGAGCAGCTGTTCAGCACCCTGCTGGGCGGCGTCAATGCTGTGTTGTGGGCCTTCGATTGGCAGGCGCGGCGGATGATTTACGTCAGCCCGGCCTATGAGCAGGTATTCGGTCGTTCCGCGGCGCTGCTGCTGGCCGACTACGGCGAGTGGCTGAACAGCATCTACCCCGACGACATGGACTATGCCGCCGAGACCCTCGCCCAGGTGCTCGACACGGGCGCCGTAGAGGCGCGCGAATACCGCATCCTGCGCGGCGATGGGCAGCTGCGCTGGCTCAGCGACAAATGCTTCG is drawn from Pseudomonas cavernae and contains these coding sequences:
- the desA gene encoding delta-9 fatty acid desaturase DesA, encoding MWYNGLLDLSAWQLLAVTLLMTHVTIVSVTVYLHRYSAHRALELHPALKHFFRFWLWLTTGQNTREWTAIHRKHHAKCETVDDPHSPVIKGLGTVLRKGAELYQEEAKNQETLRIYGKNCPEDWIERNLYSRFPIGGVTLMAIIDLALFGVLGMTVWAVQMMWIPVWAAGVINGLGHALGYRNFECRDAATNLVPWGILIGGEELHNNHHTYPNSAKLSVKKWEFDMGYAWIKLFSLFGLAKVQRVAPIAHRVAGKGNLDMDTAMAILNNRFQIMAQYRKLVIAPLVKQELAKADESVRHLFRRAKRLLSRETSLLEERHQARIADLLAQSQALKVIYEKRLALQQIWVKTSANGHDMLDAIKLWVHDAEASGIQSLRDFAEQLKTYSLRPAALA